A genomic window from Glycine soja cultivar W05 chromosome 10, ASM419377v2, whole genome shotgun sequence includes:
- the LOC114370673 gene encoding cytochrome P450 71D8-like, with translation MEAQTYFLVIALFFLLHLLAKYYKLKTNVSHTLPPGPKKLPIIGNLHQLAAAGSLPHHALKKLSKKYGPLMHLQLGEISAVVASSPKMAKEIVKTHDVSFLQRPYFVAGEIMTYGGLGIAFAQYGDHWRQMRKICVTEVLSVKRVQSFASIREDEAAKFINSIRESAGSTINLTSRIFSLICASISRVAFGGIYKEQDEFVVSLIRRIVEIGGGFDLADLFPSIPFLYFITGKMAKLKKLHKQVDKLLETIVKEHQEKHKRAKEDGAEIEDEDYIDVLLRIQQQSDTLNINMTTNNIKALILDIFAAGTDTSASTLEWAMTEMMRNPRVREKAQAELRQAFRGKEIIHESDLEQLTYLKLVIKETFRVHPPTPLLLPRECSQLTIIDGYEIPAKTKVMVNVYAVCKDPKYWVDAEMFVPERFEASSIDFKGNNFEYLPFGGGRRICPGMTFGLATIMLPLALLLYHFNWELPNKIKPENMDMAEQFGVAIGRKNELHLIPSVNDLCVH, from the exons ATGGAAGCTCAAACCTATTTCTTAGTTATTGCATTGTTCTTTCTGTTGCATTTGCTTGCAAAATATTACAAGCTAAAAACTAATGTCTCTCACACACTTCCCCCAGGACCAAAGAAACTACCTATCATAGGAAACCTGCATCAACTAGCAGCAGCAGGTTCACTTCCACACCATGCTCTCAAAAAACTTTCCAAAAAATATGGACCCCTCATGCACCTTCAACTTGGTGAAATTTCAGCAGTGGTTGCATCCTCCCCAAAGATGGCCAAGGAAATAGTGAAAACACATGATGTTTCTTTTCTTCAGAGACCCTATTTTGTTGCTGGCGAAATAATGACCTATGGGGGATTGGGCATTGCTTTTGCTCAATATGGTGATCACTGGAGACAAATGAGGAAAATATGTGTGACGGAGGTTCTGAGCGTGAAAAGAGTTCAGTCTTTTGCTTCGATTAGAGAAGACGAGGCAGCAAAGTTTATCAACTCGATTCGAGAATCAGCAGGTTCGACAATCAATCTCACTAGTAGAATTTTCTCATTAATATGTGCTTCTATTTCCAGGGTAGCATTTGGCGGCATATATAAGGAGCAAGACGAATTCGTTGTGTCTTTGATCCGACGAATTGTTGAAATTGGGGGAGGATTCGACCTTGCTGATTTGTTTCCTTCAATTCCATTCTTATATTTCATAACTGGGAAGATGGCTAAATTGAAGAAGTTGCACAAGCAGGTTGACAAGCTATTGGAAACCATCGTCAAAGAGCATCAAGAAAAGCATAAACGTGCCAAAGAAGATGGAGCTGAAATTGAGGACGAAGATTATATTGATGTTCTTCTCAGAATCCAACAACAAAGTGATACTCTAAACATAAACATGACGACTAACAACATCAAAGCCTTGATATTG GACATATTTGCTGCTGGAACTGATACTTCAGCATCAACACTAGAGTGGGCTATGACAGAAATGATGAGAAATCCAAGAGTGAGGGAGAAAGCACAAGCTGAATTGAGACAAGCTTTTAGAGGAAAGGAAATAATTCATGAAAGTGATTTAGAGCAACTTACTTATTTGAAGTTGGTGATCAAAGAGACATTCAGGGTACACCCACCTACTCCTTTATTGCTCCCTAGAGAATGCTCTCAACTAACCATTATCGATGGCTATGAAATACCAGCCAAAACTAAAGTCATGGTAAACGTATATGCAGTCTGTAAAGATCCCAAATATTGGGTTGATGCTGAAATGTTTGTCCCTGAAAGGTTTGAGGCTAGTTCTATTGATTTCAAAGGGAATAATTTTGAGTATCTTCCTTTTGGGGGAGGAAGGAGAATATGTCCTGGCATGACATTTGGTTTAGCCACCATTATGCTTCCACTAGCTCTATTGCTCTATCATTTTAACTGGGAACTCCCAAATAAAATCAAACCTGAGAATATGGATATGGCCGAACAATTTGGAGTGGCTATTGGGAGGAAAAACGAATTGCATTTGATACCCTCGGTTAATGATCTTTGCGTGCATTGA